One genomic region from Arthrobacter pigmenti encodes:
- the xseA gene encoding exodeoxyribonuclease VII large subunit yields MNDDGASLGTAIAAAPAGAADPSSLPETAAETSADRPWPLHVLSEKLKAHIERAPAAWVEGQVIELNKRGTMCFVTLRDIDAEISLSLTVWGTVMDRLSIPLERGSRVVARLKADFWVKSGRLSMQAWDIRPVGLGDLLARIERLRQSLAAEGLFASHRKKPLPLLPHRIGLITGRDSDAKKDVLRNARLRWPAVEFEIREVAVQGVSAVSQMRSALSELDRMPGVDVIIIARGGGSLEDLLPFSNEDLVRAVSSATTPIVSAIGHEADHPLLDDVADLRASTPTDAAKRVVPEVTEELQRIRQARTQLSRCVAQLVSRESERLTHLRSRPVLAQPIGMVTVRHEDLLRIRKRITTAMDSAVAREADRVLHLRAQVRSLSPQNTLDRGYAVVQTEDGSVVREAETVAPSSMLAIRVASGRLAARTVGVDGAPGQPGMSAPETSSKKRPTKKRGSVRQTESKEPE; encoded by the coding sequence ATGAACGACGACGGCGCGTCGCTGGGCACCGCGATCGCGGCCGCTCCGGCTGGGGCGGCGGATCCATCCTCCCTTCCCGAAACCGCCGCTGAGACATCGGCGGACCGCCCCTGGCCCCTGCATGTGCTCTCCGAAAAGCTGAAGGCGCACATCGAACGCGCTCCAGCCGCTTGGGTGGAGGGTCAGGTCATTGAACTCAACAAACGCGGGACCATGTGCTTTGTCACCCTGCGCGATATCGACGCCGAGATTTCCCTTTCCCTTACCGTGTGGGGGACGGTGATGGACCGGCTGTCAATACCGCTTGAGCGCGGTTCACGGGTGGTCGCACGTCTGAAGGCAGACTTCTGGGTGAAGTCAGGGCGGCTGTCCATGCAGGCCTGGGACATCCGCCCCGTCGGGTTGGGAGACCTGCTCGCCAGAATCGAGCGGCTGCGACAATCGCTCGCTGCCGAAGGCCTGTTCGCTTCCCACCGCAAGAAGCCGCTGCCGCTGCTGCCGCACCGGATCGGGCTCATCACAGGCCGTGATTCCGATGCCAAGAAGGACGTGCTGCGCAATGCACGCCTTCGCTGGCCCGCGGTCGAATTTGAGATCCGGGAAGTTGCTGTCCAGGGCGTGAGCGCTGTTTCCCAAATGCGCTCTGCCCTGTCGGAACTGGATCGGATGCCTGGCGTGGATGTCATCATCATTGCGCGCGGCGGAGGGTCTCTGGAGGACCTGCTGCCCTTCAGCAATGAGGACCTCGTGCGCGCCGTCAGTTCGGCCACCACTCCCATTGTCAGTGCGATCGGCCACGAAGCTGACCATCCGCTGCTCGACGACGTAGCGGACCTTCGGGCCTCAACGCCCACCGATGCCGCCAAGCGCGTAGTGCCGGAGGTCACCGAGGAACTTCAGCGCATCAGGCAAGCCCGCACCCAGTTGTCCCGCTGCGTCGCGCAACTCGTATCCCGCGAGTCAGAACGCCTCACCCATCTGCGTTCCCGGCCCGTCCTCGCCCAGCCCATCGGCATGGTGACTGTGCGCCACGAAGACCTGCTGCGGATCCGCAAGCGGATAACCACGGCGATGGACAGCGCGGTCGCGAGGGAAGCAGACCGTGTGCTTCACCTCCGGGCGCAGGTACGTTCACTATCCCCCCAAAACACGCTCGACCGCGGCTATGCCGTAGTTCAGACAGAAGACGGCAGCGTAGTCCGGGAGGCGGAAACCGTGGCTCCGAGCTCGATGTTGGCTATCAGGGTGGCCAGTGGCAGATTGGCTGCCCGCACCGTTGGCGTCGACGGTGCGCCCGGGCAACCCGGCATGTCGGCTCCTGAAACCAGCAGCAAGAAACGCCCGACCAAGAAACGAGGCTCGGTGCGGCAAACAGAGAGTAAGGAACCAGAATGA
- a CDS encoding exodeoxyribonuclease VII small subunit — protein sequence MTIDPSPSAGAGLPPVSELSYEDAREQLVKVVSQLEAGGVSLEQSLALWERGEELADHCEQWLEGARKRLAAARSQPEEQGGSQTQA from the coding sequence ATGACCATCGATCCTTCACCTTCTGCAGGTGCTGGCCTGCCGCCGGTCTCCGAGCTGAGCTACGAGGATGCCCGCGAACAACTGGTCAAGGTTGTCAGCCAGCTCGAAGCCGGAGGCGTCAGTCTTGAGCAGTCGCTCGCGCTATGGGAGCGCGGTGAAGAACTTGCGGACCATTGCGAACAATGGTTGGAGGGAGCCCGGAAGCGCCTCGCCGCGGCCAGGAGTCAGCCGGAAGAGCAAGGCGGCTCCCAAACCCAGGCGTAG
- a CDS encoding PPK2 family polyphosphate kinase: MQVVPDFSVSPSQALLAGPDVRLDQLDPASKPGFDGGKQAGQARLAAGREALSGLQEKLFAESRFGSEISVLLILQAMDTAGKGGIVRHVVGAVDPQGVHHHAFKSPTAAEKRHHFLWRIRKELPGPGMIGVFDRSHYEDVLIARVRKLAAPPVIEERYEEIREFEAGLVSSGTHVIKVMLHLSKEEQKKRLSKRLERKDKHWKYSPGDLEERALWDEYQRAYQTAIERTSSPDAPWFVVPADRKWYARIAVQQLLIDVLTGMQLSWPKATFDVAAEKARLAAS; encoded by the coding sequence ATGCAGGTTGTTCCTGATTTCAGTGTCTCCCCGAGCCAGGCGCTGCTTGCCGGGCCGGATGTCCGCCTGGATCAGCTGGACCCTGCATCGAAACCAGGGTTCGACGGCGGCAAGCAGGCTGGACAGGCGCGGCTCGCTGCGGGTCGCGAAGCACTGTCCGGGCTTCAGGAGAAGCTGTTCGCAGAGAGCCGGTTTGGGAGTGAAATTTCGGTTTTGCTGATTCTGCAGGCAATGGACACGGCGGGTAAGGGCGGAATTGTCCGCCATGTGGTCGGTGCCGTGGATCCTCAGGGCGTCCACCATCACGCCTTCAAGTCCCCGACAGCGGCGGAGAAGCGCCACCATTTCCTCTGGCGGATCAGGAAGGAGCTCCCGGGTCCCGGCATGATCGGGGTCTTCGACCGATCGCATTACGAGGACGTGTTGATTGCACGCGTGCGTAAGCTGGCGGCGCCTCCGGTGATCGAAGAGCGCTACGAGGAGATTCGGGAGTTCGAGGCGGGGCTGGTGAGCTCGGGGACACACGTGATCAAGGTGATGCTGCACCTGAGCAAGGAAGAGCAGAAGAAACGACTCTCCAAGCGGCTCGAACGCAAGGACAAACACTGGAAGTACAGCCCGGGTGATCTTGAGGAGCGCGCGCTGTGGGATGAGTACCAGCGTGCCTACCAGACTGCGATCGAGCGCACCAGCAGCCCCGACGCTCCCTGGTTTGTAGTGCCTGCCGACCGGAAGTGGTACGCGCGGATCGCGGTTCAACAACTGCTGATCGACGTGTTGACCGGCATGCAACTCAGCTGGCCAAAGGCCACCTTCGATGTGGCTGCCGAGAAAGCAAGACTTGCGGCGAGCTGA
- a CDS encoding pyridoxal phosphate-dependent aminotransferase, translating to MAEFKQSDKLQNVLYDIRGPLLEHAKYMEAEGHRILKLNIGNPAPFGFEAPDAILVDMIRHLPNAQGYSDSRGIFSARTAVVQYYQGRGIQNIDVDDVYLGNGVSELITLSLQALLNNGEEILVPTPDYPLWTASVSLAGGTAVHYLCDESNSWWPDVEDLESKITPQTRGIVLINPNNPTGAVYPRAVIEQIVELARRHDLIIFADEIYEKILYDDAVHVNAASVTGDDVLCLTYSGLSKAYRIAGFRSGWMAISGPKHRAADYIEGINLLANMRLCANVPAQHAIQTALGGYQSINDLILPGGRLRQQRDKAYQLLNAIPGVSCELAQGALYLFPRLDPEVYPIKDDEKFALDLLKQQKILISHGTAFNWINPDHFRMVTLPSVEDIEDAIGRLAEFLSTYKP from the coding sequence ATGGCCGAATTCAAGCAATCCGATAAGCTCCAGAACGTCCTCTATGACATCAGGGGGCCGCTGCTTGAGCACGCGAAGTACATGGAGGCGGAAGGCCACCGCATCCTCAAGCTGAATATCGGGAATCCCGCTCCGTTCGGATTCGAAGCACCCGACGCCATCCTCGTCGATATGATCCGTCACCTGCCCAACGCGCAGGGCTACAGCGATTCCCGCGGGATTTTTTCTGCCCGCACAGCAGTGGTGCAGTACTACCAGGGCCGCGGGATCCAGAATATTGACGTTGACGACGTCTATCTTGGGAACGGCGTCAGCGAGCTCATCACCCTCTCACTGCAGGCGTTGCTGAACAACGGGGAGGAAATCCTCGTTCCCACTCCGGACTATCCGCTGTGGACCGCTTCGGTGAGCCTCGCAGGCGGAACCGCCGTGCACTATCTCTGCGATGAGAGCAACTCCTGGTGGCCGGATGTCGAGGACCTGGAATCCAAGATCACCCCGCAGACCCGCGGCATTGTCCTCATTAACCCGAACAACCCGACCGGGGCCGTCTATCCGCGGGCGGTCATCGAACAGATTGTCGAGCTCGCGCGTCGCCACGACCTAATCATCTTTGCAGACGAGATCTACGAGAAAATCCTGTACGACGACGCCGTCCACGTGAATGCCGCGTCGGTCACCGGCGACGACGTCCTGTGCCTGACTTACAGCGGCCTGTCCAAGGCCTACCGGATCGCGGGGTTCCGGAGTGGTTGGATGGCCATTTCCGGCCCGAAGCATCGGGCGGCCGACTACATTGAGGGCATCAATCTGCTGGCCAATATGCGCCTGTGCGCCAATGTCCCGGCACAGCACGCGATTCAGACGGCTCTGGGCGGCTACCAGAGCATCAACGACCTTATCCTCCCGGGTGGACGCTTGCGCCAGCAGCGAGACAAGGCGTACCAGTTGCTGAACGCAATTCCCGGTGTCTCGTGCGAGTTGGCGCAGGGGGCGCTCTACCTCTTCCCCCGGCTCGATCCAGAGGTTTATCCGATCAAGGACGATGAGAAGTTCGCCCTGGATCTCCTGAAGCAGCAGAAGATTCTCATTTCCCACGGAACCGCGTTCAACTGGATCAATCCCGATCACTTCCGGATGGTTACCCTGCCGAGCGTTGAGGACATCGAGGATGCGATCGGACGTCTCGCAGAGTTCCTGAGTACGTACAAACCCTGA
- a CDS encoding ABC transporter substrate-binding protein, whose product MSNPTTGRPVRRRMLGLAAGLTAALAMTACGANSDPQGGGGNDGGGEGSGEPLVIGSADFPESQIIAEIYAGALNGAGIEASTQLNIGSREIYYQALVDGSVDIIPDYSGNLLLFLDAEATAESAEDIMTALPDALAAETPDVNLGVLEAAEAENKDAMVVTAATAEEYGLTSIEDMAEVCDQLVIGAPSTFSERAYGLPGLEENYGCVPESFEAINDGGGPVTLEALLNDTIQVADIYTTTPSIADNDLVVLEDPANNFIAQQVVPLVNLDTVGEEARAVLNEVSGVLTTEDLIDLNREVSGDEKRNPADAAADWLEEKGLAGE is encoded by the coding sequence ATGAGTAATCCAACAACCGGGCGCCCCGTTCGGCGCCGCATGCTGGGACTGGCCGCCGGGCTGACTGCCGCGCTGGCCATGACAGCCTGCGGAGCGAACTCGGACCCCCAGGGAGGCGGCGGGAACGACGGCGGCGGCGAAGGCAGCGGTGAGCCGCTGGTCATCGGTTCCGCCGATTTCCCGGAGAGCCAGATCATCGCCGAGATCTATGCGGGCGCACTCAACGGTGCCGGGATTGAAGCCAGCACCCAGCTGAACATCGGTTCGCGCGAAATCTACTACCAGGCACTCGTGGACGGATCGGTCGACATCATCCCCGACTACAGCGGAAACCTGCTGCTGTTCCTGGACGCCGAGGCAACCGCGGAATCCGCGGAAGACATCATGACGGCACTGCCCGACGCCCTCGCGGCCGAGACCCCGGACGTCAATCTGGGCGTACTGGAAGCGGCGGAGGCCGAGAACAAGGACGCCATGGTGGTCACTGCGGCCACCGCGGAAGAGTACGGGCTGACCTCCATCGAGGACATGGCCGAGGTGTGCGACCAACTGGTTATCGGTGCCCCGAGCACCTTCTCCGAGCGGGCCTACGGCCTGCCCGGGCTGGAGGAGAACTACGGCTGCGTGCCGGAGTCCTTCGAGGCAATCAACGACGGCGGCGGGCCGGTGACACTGGAAGCGCTGTTGAACGACACCATCCAGGTGGCCGACATCTACACCACCACGCCATCGATCGCGGATAACGACCTGGTGGTGCTGGAAGATCCGGCGAATAACTTCATTGCCCAGCAGGTGGTTCCACTGGTCAACCTGGACACCGTGGGTGAAGAAGCGCGCGCTGTGCTCAATGAGGTATCCGGCGTTCTCACCACCGAGGACCTGATCGACCTCAACCGCGAGGTCAGCGGCGACGAGAAGCGCAACCCCGCAGATGCCGCAGCCGACTGGCTCGAGGAAAAGGGCCTGGCAGGGGAGTAG